From a region of the Caldisericaceae bacterium genome:
- a CDS encoding iron-containing alcohol dehydrogenase: DTVDRAGKVARENGVDFVIAIGGGSVIDAAKIIKVIAVSNKSSWDYFERPPKYTIKGNTLPLLAVITVAATGSELDAAAVITNSKTRDKRGVFDRALFPTVSIIDPLLTLTIPKKQTIDGVVDMFTHILESYLSSKSSAPVSDAISEALMKKALYFGEIVYNNPSDIEARESLSWISALALSSIPNAGRRGPLPMHRLEHPISGLFQISHGRGLAILLPSFLYHTKDIHSDRLKALGKALFSTGSPTKTIERLVHFLKNVDAFESLKHYRVKSPDLEKFVNMAFLDENKDTIEAREPLDRSLVKQIYETAFDYKELFKKV, translated from the coding sequence CTGATACTGTTGATAGAGCAGGTAAAGTTGCAAGAGAAAATGGTGTTGATTTTGTTATTGCAATTGGTGGTGGAAGTGTTATTGATGCAGCAAAAATCATTAAAGTGATTGCAGTTAGTAATAAAAGTTCCTGGGATTATTTTGAAAGACCACCAAAATACACTATTAAAGGAAACACTCTTCCGCTACTTGCAGTGATTACAGTTGCAGCAACAGGCTCTGAGTTAGATGCAGCAGCTGTAATTACAAACTCAAAAACAAGAGATAAAAGAGGTGTATTTGATAGAGCACTCTTCCCTACAGTTTCTATTATAGACCCTCTTCTTACCTTGACAATCCCCAAAAAACAAACCATTGATGGCGTTGTAGATATGTTTACACATATATTAGAAAGCTATCTATCTTCTAAAAGTTCTGCACCTGTTTCTGATGCAATCTCAGAAGCTTTAATGAAAAAAGCACTATACTTTGGAGAAATTGTATACAACAATCCAAGTGATATAGAAGCAAGAGAAAGCCTCTCTTGGATTTCTGCACTTGCACTTTCTAGCATACCCAATGCAGGAAGGAGAGGACCGCTTCCCATGCACAGATTAGAGCATCCCATATCAGGTCTTTTTCAAATTTCACATGGAAGAGGGTTAGCAATCTTACTTCCTTCTTTTTTATATCATACAAAAGACATTCATTCAGATAGATTAAAAGCATTAGGTAAGGCGTTGTTTTCAACAGGTTCTCCTACCAAAACTATTGAAAGACTTGTCCATTTTCTTAAGAATGTCGATGCTTTTGAGTCTCTTAAACATTACAGGGTAAAGAGTCCCGACCTTGAAAAATTTGTAAACATGGCTTTTTTAGATGAGAATAAAGATACTATAGAAGCAAGAGAACCTTTAGATAGAAGTTTAGTTAAGCAAATTTATGAGACTGCTTTTGACTATAAAGAACTTTTTAAAAAAGTTTAG
- a CDS encoding prepilin-type N-terminal cleavage/methylation domain-containing protein, translating to MNNIGRGFTNKKGLKGFTLVEVIVALTVFFVAVIYLLGGYYSYYGSVKQLNYKAIGQSLAQFELEDLRNFSMPVLDSLVKGGYYPTGLTYSAPNYPHDTNTNPAIYDSGKVDTSYRIEHITKILNVENSESLPELILPNSIEIQPVLQTDLVTGYTYYDYTIILHKEVFPHYYRRVVIVDKTPGISSLSNKIYEITVTIYWSVNGVEKNVTVTTLKSAKGS from the coding sequence ATGAATAACATAGGCAGGGGGTTTACAAATAAAAAAGGATTAAAGGGTTTTACCTTAGTTGAGGTGATTGTTGCATTAACAGTATTTTTTGTTGCTGTTATTTACCTTCTTGGAGGATATTACTCATACTACGGCTCTGTAAAACAATTAAATTATAAAGCTATTGGTCAAAGCCTTGCGCAATTTGAACTTGAAGATTTAAGGAATTTTTCTATGCCAGTATTGGATTCGCTTGTTAAAGGTGGTTACTATCCAACAGGATTAACTTATTCTGCGCCTAATTATCCACATGATACAAATACTAACCCAGCTATTTACGACTCTGGCAAGGTTGATACATCTTATAGAATAGAGCACATAACAAAAATTCTTAATGTGGAAAATTCAGAAAGTCTACCAGAACTGATTCTACCAAATAGTATTGAAATTCAGCCTGTTCTCCAAACAGATCTTGTTACAGGTTATACGTATTATGATTATACAATTATTTTGCATAAGGAAGTTTTCCCGCATTATTACCGTAGAGTTGTGATAGTCGATAAAACACCGGGTATTTCATCTTTATCAAATAAAATCTATGAAATTACGGTTACTATTTATTGGAGTGTTAATGGTGTTGAAAAAAAC